The following are encoded in a window of Bradyrhizobium guangdongense genomic DNA:
- a CDS encoding DUF488 family protein encodes MAHPFFTIGHATRSIDEFVELLRGSSVTFVADVRTVPRSRTNPQYNRETLPRSLASVAIGYEHLASLGGLRSRKREVPRETNAFWQNDSFHNYADHAMGAAFHDGLAHLRDLGQAQRCAIMCAETLWWRCHRRIITDYLLAAGETVFHILGPGQVNEAKINPAAHILPDGRLDYPAQAPSTASGA; translated from the coding sequence ATGGCTCATCCCTTTTTCACGATCGGCCACGCGACACGCTCGATCGACGAATTCGTCGAGCTGTTGCGAGGCAGCTCGGTCACCTTCGTGGCCGATGTTCGCACCGTGCCCCGCTCGCGCACCAACCCGCAGTATAATCGCGAGACCTTGCCGCGATCGCTTGCGTCCGTTGCGATCGGCTATGAGCACCTCGCTTCGCTCGGCGGGCTGCGCAGCCGCAAGCGAGAGGTGCCGCGCGAGACCAACGCCTTCTGGCAGAACGACAGCTTCCACAATTACGCCGACCACGCCATGGGCGCGGCGTTTCACGACGGCCTCGCGCATTTGCGCGACCTCGGACAGGCGCAACGCTGCGCCATCATGTGCGCGGAGACCTTGTGGTGGCGATGTCACCGGCGGATCATCACCGATTATCTGCTCGCGGCCGGTGAGACCGTGTTTCACATTCTCGGGCCGGGACAGGTGAACGAGGCCAAAATCAACCCGGCCGCGCACATCCTGCCCGACGGCCGGCTTGATTACCCCGCGCAGGCGCCATCAACCGCGAGCGGCGCCTGA
- a CDS encoding DUF2945 domain-containing protein: MPKSFKRGDHVSWNSEAGRVRGHILRVHTKDVDYKGYTHHASPDDPQYEIKSDKTDHVALHKGRALRRLKS; the protein is encoded by the coding sequence ATGCCGAAATCCTTCAAACGCGGCGATCACGTCAGCTGGAATTCCGAGGCCGGGCGCGTGCGCGGCCATATCCTGCGCGTCCACACCAAAGACGTCGACTACAAGGGCTACACGCACCACGCCTCGCCGGACGATCCTCAATACGAGATCAAGAGCGACAAGACCGATCACGTCGCCCTGCACAAGGGCAGGGCGTTGCGGCGGCTCAAGAGCTGA